In Corynebacterium aquatimens, one genomic interval encodes:
- the trxB gene encoding thioredoxin-disulfide reductase, with protein MTDASAATAIHDVIIIGSGPAGYTAALYTARADLKPLVFEGYEFGGELMNTTEVENFPGFQNGIMGPDLMMEMRAQAERFGARLESELVDRVDLGDGSADSIKKVYVGDEEYAARAIIVATGAAPRHLGIPGEAELTGRGVSTCATCDGFFFKDQHIAVVGGGDSAMEEATFLTRFASKVTLIHRREEFRASQIMLDRAKENEKIEFLLNTVVDEVIEGDGKVAGLKVSNTVTGEQSTLDATAMFVAIGHDPRSEFLGGQLDLAPGGYVQVAEPSTRTSIPGVFACGDLVDSHYRQAITAAGSGCRAAIDAEQYLEAL; from the coding sequence ATGACTGACGCTTCTGCCGCAACCGCTATTCATGACGTGATCATCATTGGCTCTGGCCCTGCGGGCTACACGGCGGCGCTCTACACCGCGCGCGCTGACCTCAAACCGCTTGTTTTTGAGGGCTATGAGTTCGGCGGCGAGCTGATGAATACCACTGAGGTAGAGAACTTCCCGGGCTTTCAAAATGGCATCATGGGCCCGGATTTGATGATGGAGATGCGCGCGCAGGCGGAGCGCTTCGGTGCGCGGCTTGAGTCGGAATTGGTGGATCGTGTTGATCTGGGGGATGGCTCAGCGGATTCGATCAAGAAAGTGTACGTCGGTGATGAGGAGTACGCCGCGCGCGCGATCATCGTGGCAACCGGTGCGGCGCCACGGCACCTGGGCATCCCGGGCGAGGCGGAATTGACCGGCCGCGGCGTCTCCACCTGTGCAACCTGTGATGGATTCTTCTTCAAAGACCAGCACATCGCGGTAGTCGGCGGTGGCGATTCCGCGATGGAGGAAGCGACGTTTCTGACCCGCTTTGCATCCAAGGTCACGTTGATCCACCGCCGCGAGGAATTCCGCGCATCCCAGATCATGCTGGACCGCGCCAAGGAAAATGAAAAGATTGAATTCCTTCTCAACACCGTTGTGGATGAGGTCATCGAGGGCGACGGCAAAGTCGCGGGCCTGAAGGTCTCCAACACGGTCACCGGTGAGCAGTCCACCCTGGACGCCACTGCGATGTTCGTGGCCATTGGCCACGACCCGCGGTCTGAGTTCCTCGGCGGCCAGCTAGACCTTGCCCCCGGTGGATACGTGCAAGTGGCGGAGCCATCCACCCGTACGTCGATCCCGGGCGTATTCGCCTGCGGTGACCTGGTGGATTCCCACTACCGCCAAGCAATTACCGCCGCTGGTTCTGGTTGCCGCGCAGCGATTGACGCTGAGCAGTACCTTGAGGCGCTCTAA
- the trxA gene encoding thioredoxin, whose product MSTPITVTQSTFKTEVVESNVPVVVDFWAPWCGPCKKLSPILDDIAAELGDQVKVAKINIDEERTLAAMFQVMSIPDVMVFVGGKKVDEFQGVRPKNEILEKLHRHLQP is encoded by the coding sequence ATGAGTACGCCGATTACCGTTACGCAGTCCACGTTTAAAACAGAGGTCGTGGAGTCCAATGTCCCCGTGGTGGTGGATTTCTGGGCACCGTGGTGTGGGCCGTGCAAGAAGTTGTCGCCGATCTTGGATGATATTGCCGCCGAACTGGGTGACCAGGTCAAGGTGGCAAAGATCAATATTGATGAGGAGCGCACGCTTGCTGCGATGTTCCAAGTCATGTCGATTCCGGACGTGATGGTCTTCGTTGGCGGCAAGAAGGTAGATGAGTTCCAGGGCGTGCGTCCAAAAAACGAGATCCTAGAAAAACTGCACAGGCACCTTCAGCCTTAG